The DNA region GGTTTGTCGGAACATACCAGTCTTGTGAACTCAGTTCTTTGATCATGGATCACGAAATGTTTATGGTGGTCTGCTCTTCCCCAGGATCTTCAAGTTAATATTGTCTTTTCTAGATAATGTTTGGAATGTGCCTCTATTGTAGGTTTTTTTTAGAATATATCTCCCTTTGCTTTATCTAATCTGAAAATACATTGTATAGGTTATCCGTGTACATAAACTTTAATCAAAATAAGGTAATTTTCATGGATGAGTGAATTTACAGTATCTCTAAGATTTGTAGATTTCTCAGCAATTTGTGAGTGATCAGTCTGGAAGAAAAATGGTCTGGGGAGAAGATTTACAGctacagtttctttttccttcctttaaatttttttatttgctctcttTAGTTCTTTTCTCCCCATCTCTGTCTTCTATTATACCTCAGAGTTAACTGTGCCCCCAGTCCCCTTACATCCAAGAACCTTGGACCCCTTCCCTGAACCCACTAGGAATTTCTCTCTCCTTTAGTCAACGAAGATTTATAGATGTGCTCACAAGCCCAGCCTCCTGCTATGTGCCTTTGGGTGCTCATAGCCCTGGTTCTCTCTGcttattttccccttttcaaacaaaataatagaGATGTAAAGAGCTCTGAGAGGGCTTGAAAGGCTGTTTTTCCtggtagacatttttttttttaataccagggattgagcccagtggtgcttaaccagtgagccatatccccagcccgtttatatattcttttggagacagggtcttgtctcgctaagctgctgaggctgtctttgaacttgcaattctcctgcctcagcctcttgagctgctaggattacagacatgtgctaccaggcccagccctggtaGACTTTTGTCTGCCAGGATGTGGGGGGTTGAGGGCTCAACCCCACAATGGAGGTATGGGGTTGAGGGGCTCCTCCAAAGCTATGGAAAGCCCTCCCCATTCCCTGGCTCCTAGAAACAGGAAAGAGGCCACAGGTTTCCCATTGCTAGCCAGGAATAGATCCTAACAAGCCATTTCCCCTACTTTCTGAACTGTGCAAGCCCTAAACTTACATTATTCTAAGACGTTTAAAACCAGGGCTTTGCAGCATAGTTCCACAAATTTGCTGCACATTTTGCACATCCGCAAAGGGTTTTGGCAGCACTGATTTTATCAGCTCTTTCTCCTGGTAGGTGGGATCCACAGTTTGTTAACCCTATTTCACAGCCAAGGAGTGCCACAGAGCAGCTCAGTCATGATCAGTGAGGGtatgaagataaaaacaaaaaaaaatgggggcggggttgtggctcagtgatagagtgcttgcccagcatgttggaggcactgggttcaattttcagcaccacttacaaataaataaaataaaggtccatcaacaactaaaacaagtttttaaaaaatggaggtcCAAATCTAGCTAGGGCCATTTCTGCATTCAATATCCCTACATGGAGGGCAACTAAGGACTTCCACTCCTTCCACATCCATGCCTGCCCCTGGCACattaactattttttctttttttccttgaagtactggggaccaaacccagggcctcgtgcattcCAGGGGagtgttctgtcactgagctacacccccagccccactgttGTTGCAGTTCTATAACCTTTCATTTCTTCCAACATGTCTTTATTGTCACCTCTGGGCCTTTGAATATGCTGTTCCCTTTGTCTGGAACACTCTTTTCCTCAAACACAGTTTTCTACCTGTCCTACTTCCTCACTTGGCTAATTTCCAACTTGTTTTTTCAGGTCTTGATTCAGAATCATTGGATCGTGTTGGTGCCCATTTCCTGTCTTTTCATCTCCCATAGCACTTAATCATTCATGCACTTAGTCAGCAATTATTTATTGGGACTGGGGTTTGAAACCAGGGAAGCTTTACCACAGAATTCCATtgccagtccttttttattttgagtcagggcctcactaaattactgagggtaGCCTCTAGAccttgagtcgctgggattacgggtgtaggccactgtgcctggatcaATATGCAGTTTTTTGTGACTGACTACTTAGAATGATGTTTTcaattcatgttgtagcatgcattggtatgctatttatttttatggctgaacaatattccattgtgtggatataccACACTTGGTTGAGTTGCTTATTAGTTGATGGACATTATTTGAAAGAGTCAAAAAGTTGTTTCCGCTTTTTGACTCTTTcaaataatgctgcagtgaatatTCCTGTACAAACTTGTTTCTTGTGTATGTATGTTCTCTTGGAAGAATACCAAAGAGTGAAACTGCTAGGTcatataataattctttttttaattgcttttattttttaaatacatgacagtggaatgcatcacaattctttattacacatatagaacacaacttttcatatttctgtttgtatacaaagtatgttcacaccaattaatgtcttcatactttggataatgatgtccatcatattccaacatcattgctaaccccctgtcctctccattcccctcccaccctctgccctatgtagagttcctctattcttcccatgtttcctctccctaccccactatgagttagtcaccttatatcagagaaaacatttgccattttttggggggggattggctaacttctcttagcattatcttctccaacaacatacatttatctgcaaatgccatgattttattctcttttattgctgagtaatattccattgtgtatatatgccacttttaaaaaatccattcatctactaaagggcatctaggtggttccacagtttagctattgtgaattgtgctgctataaacattgatgtggctgtgtccctgtaatgtgctgtttttaagtcctttgggtatagattgaggagagggatagctgggtcaaatggtgatcgCATtgcaagttttccaaagaatctccatactgctttccatattggctgcaccaattttcagacccaccagcaatgtatgagtgtaccttttccccacatccttgccaacacttattgttgtttgtcttcataatggctgccattctgactggagtgagatggtatcttagagtagttttgatttgcatttctctaattgctagagatgatgaacactttttcatgtatttgttgattgattgaatatcctcttctgagaagtgtctgttcatgtccttggtccatttattgattgggttatttgttgatCATAcagtaattctatgtttaatcttttttgaggaactgccaggcTGTTTTCTAAGCTGCTGCGGTGGTACAAGGGTTCTGATCTCTCCACTTCTCTTTGACATTTGTTATTGTCTTTCTCTTTGATTGTAGTTGTCCAAGTAGGTGCAAAATGGTTCTTCTGAAGTTCTGTGACAGCAGGGATTCCATCTGTCTTGTTCACTTATATCCAGAGTCTAGTACAGTGCTGGCACTCAGAtactaaatattttgttaatcacATTCAAAAAGTTTTGTATGGATAAGTAAATCAAAAGCTACTTGAACAGTTACAATGCTTATTGTGCATTTATATCCCAAGTAGGGGCCTATTTGCTAGGGAAGTAGTATCTAATTTTTTGAACTGAACCAAACCTATTCCTGATTTTATAGTCTTTCTTCTGTGACAAAACTGGGTTAAATGTAAGCTTTTCTTCAGATCACTCATTTGGATTTCAAATGTGCATAAACTCCTCATTTAGACACTTGCAGGTAACTTCTTGgatattggcttattttgtttcttcttactTTTATTCCTTATGCGAAACTTTCAACTTTTTTATACAGAGCTCTTTGCTCACCCTCAGGCACTCCTTTCTTACAAATGTCATCTTCTTGTTGCTTTCCAGGCTGGTCACACTGGAACAATCAATACCTatctcttatgttttcttttaatatttttcctgtttgGGTTCCCTGGTTTGGAAGTATCTGGAGGCTCTTAAGAGGCAGGAAGTCAGTTAGGCCAGGCACGAGTGATGCTCAGAGCTAGCATTTAGCACTAGAAAAACAGCTGttcaaagaatgaatgaatgaatgttgtcTATGTGAGAAACACAGCAACCGAGATGGAAAGGTGATTCTCTATTGCAAAAGGCAGATTTGGTCAACAAATAGTTATTCAATACTGACTGTGTCCTTACTTTGTGGCatgtgtcaaaatacatgctAAATAAAACAGGGGTCTGGCTTGGACAAAAATCACTCCTAGCTGCATGATTTCTATTTCCCTATCTATATCTTCTCACTCTTTATCCTACACCTGTATATTTTGAGAATTACCTTTTAGCTAAGGAATCGTCTCATTTGTCTCGGCCCCAAAGTTCTGATCTTAGTGTGCAAAGCCACCCCTGGGTCCCGATTCACTAGTGCCCCAGGTACTCTTGCACCTTGCAGCTCACTCTCTTGCACAGATGCTAAGCCCTGACGTCGGGGTCCTCGGATCAGAACCTCCGAAAGAATGGACGGCACGTCCACCAgagggtgctgtgggggcagattTGTGCGGGAGGGGAGCTCGGCCCGCGACCCTCGGAGTCAGGTAGGCGTACAggctaattttctttcttcccggCGTTTCCTTCCCATCGCCTAAAACCCTGGCCGCCCCTCCTCCACTCGTGGTTCCCCCGGAATAATCAGCCGCTCTCGGGGACGCCTGGAGAGCTGGCTTCGGAACCACGACCTGCTCCCGCCGCCGACGCCCCGCGGCGCAGGCCACGCGGTCCCTGGCCGGCCCGGGCGGCGGGTGGGTGGGGACCGCGCGGACGTCGGCGGCCCGGGCGACGCGGGCGCGGCGAAGGGGTTAACAcggcgggcggggggggggagggggcgcgGGCCGCGCCTGCGCTCTGCCGCCCTCCATTGTCTGCACGGCGGCGAGGAGCGCCGGCGAGCGCTGCCCGGGACCGAGCGGGGCGGCGCGGCTGGCGGGGCCGGCGGCGGCCAGGGCGAGAGCGCGACGCGACGCGACCGCCGCTTCCCGAGCTCCGCCTGGCCGCCCAGCGCCGCAGCCCGCCCGAGGCCTGGAGGGGTCCGGGCCGCCGTCCATGGTCGCCGCGTCCTGAGGCGGGGGACGCGTCCTGCGCCCCCAGCCCTCCTCCGCCTGCTGCTGTGGGGCGGGCGGCCTCCTCCGGCGCCTCCCTGCGCCCGCCCgccgcctccctccctccttccctgcggCTCCCCTGGCTTTCGGAGCCCGGGGGCGGCCTGTGGCGCGCGGAGCCCGCGCCGGACTGCGCCTCTTTGGACCTTGAGGGAAAACATGCGTTTGGCTTGGATCGTTTTAAATTCTTAGTTTGGGGTCCACGCCTGCCTGCCTCTTCCGCCCCGCgatttttctgctttttgcttttttggtttttttggctttttccttttcttcctcccggTCTCCTTTTTGACTCCCTCCCCCTTTATGCTCGCCCAGCCCTCCCCCCGCTGCTGAGAAGTGGGGGAGGGTCTCGGCCTCCAGGTTCCCGCCCCACCGAGGCCCGGGCGAGCATGGGGGGCAAGCAGAGCACGGCGGCCCGCTCCAGGGGCCCCTTCCCAGGGGTCTCCACCGATGACAGCGCTGTGCCCCCGCCGGGAGGGGCTCCCCACTTTGGGCACTACCGGACGGGCGGCGGGGCCATGGGGTTGCGCAGCCGCTCGGTCAGCTCGGTGGCGGGTATGGGCATGGACCCCAGCACGGCCGGGGGGGTGCCCTTTGGCCTCTACACCCCCGCCTCCCGGGGGACCGGCGACTCCGAGAGAGCTCCCGGCGGCGGAGGGTCCGCGTCCGACTCCACCTATGCCCACGGCAATGGTTACCAGGAGACGGGCGGCGGTCACCATAGAGACGGGATGCTGTACCTGGGCTCCCGAGCCTCGCTGGCGGATGCTCTACCTCTGCACATCGCACCCAGGTGGTTCAGCTCGCACAGTGGTGAGTACGCGGGTGGTAGAGGCCTTGGAGGGTTGGGTACAGGGAGGGCGCGCCAGGGCACCCCAAACCTTCTCCCGCGTGCTGAGGTTTGGGTATGGAGCGCACTCCTGCATGTGTCCGCCTTTCCTTTGGTTCTCCATACCAGAGGATGAATGGGATACCTCCCGTCTGGAAAGGAGGCTTTCTGTGAGGCTGCCGAGCCGGGCGTGTTTGGACTCCCAGAGTGTGTTCACTTGTGGAAGGCAAAGTGGAACCTGCCCATTGACGTCTCATTTGTTGGCATCACCATCCTCAGGGAAGAGGTTTTGTCTGGCTCACAGCAGTTCAGCCTTGGTGCTTGCTTTCTGCCACTGCAGCATTGTGCTAGAGGGGGGGATAGATTTGACCCGTGTCTCCTAAacaaagaatgtgaaaagaattAAAACTGGGGGCAAGTGGTGCTTGCATTAGTGCTCTCAACCATGTTGGTAGAGGGGGGTGCCCAATTTTGTCACCCTACTGGTGATATGTTTGAACTGTTTAAAATGGAGCAGGCAGTTGGCATAGACAGGTGTGGCCTGCTGTGTGGAAGGCCTCCTTCCCTGGCTTTGCAGGACCAGGGCTCTGGTCACTAGTGCTGCATGCAGTAGGCTTGGCTAAACGACTTTCACaaccatcttttttcctttttcttctgctcCGTATGAAGTGCTCAATCTTCCAGTGAATCTGCATCTTTTTTGACCCAGAGCCAGGCAAGGTGGGGTATTATTGCCCAGGTGTTAGCACATGACCTGGGAAGAGGAAGGTTCAAAGAATCTGGATGAATTCATTTGTGAACTTCTGGTGGCAGGCCACTGAAAGGCTGGAGGGGGATTTCCCGGGTTCTGGCCCGCAGGGCAGACAAGGCCTGGTAGGTGCTTCTGGAGGAAAACAGGTCTGTCTGCTTGGCTACTTGAAAAAGCCAGGTCAGGCTTCTAGAAAATTGGTCAAGAGGGGTGTGGGGCTGCTGAGCTAATTGGCAAGGTGAGTGAAGAAGTTACACATTCTGACTCCTTTGGGTTAGTTGAGAAAATTGAGGTATTTTGGAGGAGGAAGATTCCTGTCCTTAGGGTACTTACTTCATAGAGAATTTAATCTATTGGATCACTGTTGTAGCTATTTGGAATTAGggatctctttctctttcctgcaaAGTTAGTGAtctatgtttctttctttgtcaATTACATGAGCTTtaatttgtgaaataattttggaGAGATCTAGTGGGTAATTTAGGTAACACTTGGAAATAGCTTTTGAGTTGCTGTTAAAAATGGTGTTTTAATCCCAGAACAGATCTCAATATCATTGGCGCTTCTCTGACCTGCAGAAATTATCAGGAATGAGATGCAAGGCAGGTCTGCCTTTGGCACTTTCAGTCACTTGATCAGCTTTAGGCATCTTGAAATTAATATTCTTTCTTATGCAGTTTAGTCCTGAAAGAGTCAACTGTATTTGTGAAATGAttgtagttaaattttttttaaagaattgtcaCTTATTTCTGGTTTTCAAGTGAAAAGCACTGTAAATAGGTCCTAAAACCACAGAATTTCATGTGTAGTAAAACAAATGTATTACAAAAGCTTATTTGAATGAGGAAGAAAGTTCTCTTTTTGGAAACATTTCATAAGTCTGTCTCTTACTAGAAATTTCTTTATCCTTATTTCACTACCAGCTTCCATGCTAGAGTTATGAGCTTACAACTGGACTTCCAAAACTTCACACTCCTtatcttaattttgtttaattcagTTGTGATGAGGATAGGGAGAGCCAGTGAACTGTGGGGGTACAGGAAAAGTTGGAGCATATTGATCTTTTAAGAGAGGCTGTCTCTAAAGTGTGCAAGGGAGGCTGCTGTTAATATTCTGGACAGTACATTCTTTACTATGTAGGACCATACTGTTCTTTTGCAAGACATTGAGCATACCTGGCCTCACCTGCTTAAGCCAGCATCGCCCTGCATTTCACCCCAAAATGCCTCTATAAGTTCTTAAATACCCTTTTGGTATGAGATGAGCCCTCATGTGCGTTGATGATTCTGTCCCTATTGTGAACAGACCACAGGATTTTCTGGGACATCCCTTCTCTCTCTTGTTCATTGCTGCAAGAAGAGAATCTCATTTCTACTTTGGAGCCTTTGAGTCAGTCTGAGAAGCTTCCTGTCTTGCATGGTAAGGCTCAGAGTCAGGGATTCCATGCACAGTCAAGTAGAGGCCTGGAAACTGCTTCTGTATTACTGCTGCTTGTGTTTTTCAAGGTGCTTTGGGACTCTTCCTGGCACAGGAAGCAATGATTAGTGAAACAAGTAAAAACCATGGACATTGTTGATTTGGGAGGTAGAATGCTAAGAGCTTCTAGTCCCAGCTCCTTTGGGTtgctgtgaccttggacaagaaTATCACCTTTTTCTAGCCTCatctttgttatttaaaaatagatgtggCAATCCTCATTGGTGGCAGCCTATAAAGGTTGTTCCCAAAATCCCATGAGAGGGTATACTGCAGTCATGTTTGTCTTCTGGATACCTTAGCCTCCCCATGCTGTGACCCTCACACATGTTGCCTAAGCTGGGAATgcttttccttctacttttcaCATGGGTGACCACTTTTGGACCCTTCAGAGCTCAACCGAAATTTCACCTTGGACCACTGTTAAAAACTGGCCCTTCATGTGTGTGTTCCAGTCACTCACTGTTACCTTAATTCTTAACACATTTTAGTAGTATTTAAACTCTAAGCTTCATGAGAGCAGAACTGTGTCTCTTGATCATTGCTGTAACTTAGCTTTTGCCTGGCACAAGTATTCACTGATTGAATGAATTTGAGTGGTCATGTCCATCATCTCATTTAGCCATCACTATAACTGTGAGGTAAGGCTATTCCCTCCTTCCCcatttacaggtgaggaaacaggtGAGGGGAGGTTAAGGAATCTGCACAGGGTCAGATAGCTCATAGCAGAGCTAGGACTGCAGTGCAGATCTGGTGGTGCCAGAACCTAGGCTCTTAACCCTCACTCTACGGCCTCTCATCTATAAACATAGGAAGCAGGGTGGTGTCCTAGAATCTGCTTTGTCTGGTGAGTGTGAGGGTTGGGTTCACTTCTGTTGGACTGCTAATTATAACTGCCTGACCTGTGACATTGGACAGGTGAGTCATTTAGCCTCAGAGTCACcacttcttcatctgtaaaattgagTGGATGCCTGTCCTGCTTATCTTGCAGAGTCATCTGGAGGGTCTTGTGAAATAAAGTACATGAAAGCCAAAGgagccagtcatggtggcacacacctgtaatcccagctatttagaaggctgaggcaggaagatcacaagtttttttttttaatatttatttgttagttttttgggtggacacaatatctttatttgtttatgtggtgctgaggatcaaacccagtgccccacgcatgctgggcgagcgctctacctctgagccacaaccccagcccaaggaagatCACAAAATTAAAGCCAGCCTTCACAACTTTcaccagtctcaaaataaaaaataaaagggctgggggtgtagttcagtggtagtgtacccttgggttcaattctcagtatcaccaaaaaaagaaaaaaagaaagaaaaaaccaaaaagccAAAGGACATATAAATGGCAAGTAGTGGTGTTCTAGTGGGGACACTTCTAAGGTTTTCTGCCTTCTCTAATCTCCTAGAACTTGAAGAGCAGAGAGGCTTACAACTGTGGGAATGTAGTCCTCAAGTGGAAGCTAGTGCCACCCAGTGTCTGACCTAAATTGTAGCTCTTCATTGCAGTGAATGCCACTGAGGACAGCTGCCTTGGAGAAGCAGTGAGGGTCCCTTCCTTTCACCATTCACATGTCAGTTTTGCTCTAAGGTGGTGCTGCAACTCTTGGTTGTCTGGGTGTTACCCTGGTCATTCATTAGTAGCCACTTTTATCTCAGGGAATGGGTTTCCAGATGTGGGGAGAAGATGTGGAGGGTCCACCATGTTGGAAGGCTTTGCTGAGGATTTCACTCTGACTTCTTAGAGtgaatgtgtatacacatacacatttagaAAAATCCAGACTGTTCTCTATTGTCATCAACCTATCAATTGGGTCTGAGATTAGGTGACGTCATAATCTCTGAACATGGTAGCAGGGTACCTCCTGGGTTCTGTTTTGCTGCCACACTAAGGTACTCAAGTGATTTAATTCTCTCTGTTCTTAAATAATGAGGGAGAGTTGCCAACTCCATTGGAGTGGATCAGAAATCCTCTTTGTGTCTCGCCATAGGTATGCTAGAGGTAATGGACCTTTACATGGATTCTAAAGAAGGAAACGTATCCTGTGGTCTCTACAGAGCATGATGCAGCCCTTGCTCTGCCTGCAAATAAATGTTCCATTcttaatgaagtttttttttggggggggggtaagaATTTTTAGTTTGTTGTTACAGTGGGGACTTATTTTCTATTAGAAAAAGTTACATGAGGCAAAAATAACTTCTTTAGGGTCATAATTTACTATTCCTCTTGAGATGCAAGCAACAGTGgttcaattctttaaaaagagtTTGTTTAACAGGATGGGTACCTTTTGACATTAGACAAAGACCCACCCCAAATATGTCACAAGGAATGCTCTGAGTCAGGTCACTCTTAACCAAAGAAAGAGTTCTAGTTCCTTTTGATAGAAGGAACATGCTTCATATTTTACAAGTGTAATATTCAACCCAGGCGATCTTGGCACTGAAATTTTAGTATATCCAATtgtaaaactaaactaaacttgGGATAGTTTCAAAACCTCTCAAGAATTCAgattaatatggaaaaaaattttgtaaGGAAGTGATGATGACTTATGTTGCATATGAGTCCTACTCCTACTAACCCTtaagtgggatttttttgtttttgttttgttttttggtaccagggattgaatcaggggcatGTAttgattgagccacatccccagcccttttttattttttattttgagacagagtctcactaggttgcttacagactctatgttgctgaggctagctttgaacctgtgatcctcctgcatcagcctcctgagctgctgggataacagatgTGCACTGCCACCCCTGGCTAAGTAGTGGTGTTTTTAATAGTAGTGAGTCACTGAAGTTGCATTATTAGAACCTGAAAGGGAGCTCAAATCTAAATCCAGAACCCACAGTCTTTATATAATGACAGATATGTAAATTTCGATGTTTCTTTTCCAAGCTTTGCCATGGCCCATGGTTCTTAGCATCTTACTCTGAGTATAAGCTTGATTATGAGAAGGGACTTGTCAGAGATCCAGCTATTTTCACTTCTGAGTGTATGTTCTGATAAGGTCGCGGGTTTATCTTTGATCCAGTGGTTGGGTTCCTGTCTTTGATTTCCTGAATAGACAAGGGTTGACTGGTGGGTTGGTGAAGACCAAGCTTCAAGTGTGGAGCAA from Urocitellus parryii isolate mUroPar1 chromosome 15, mUroPar1.hap1, whole genome shotgun sequence includes:
- the Znrf1 gene encoding E3 ubiquitin-protein ligase ZNRF1 translates to MGGKQSTAARSRGPFPGVSTDDSAVPPPGGAPHFGHYRTGGGAMGLRSRSVSSVAGMGMDPSTAGGVPFGLYTPASRGTGDSERAPGGGGSASDSTYAHGNGYQETGGGHHRDGMLYLGSRASLADALPLHIAPRWFSSHSGFKCPICSKSVASDEMEMHFIMCLSKPRLSYNDDVLTKDAGECVICLEELLQGDTIARLPCLCIYHKSCIDSWFEVNRSCPEHPAD